In Desulfonatronum thiodismutans, the genomic window GAGGAGGATGAGGATCGGTTTGCCGGGTTTCTGGCACAGCGAGTGTCCTGGGGGTGGGAGGTGGACCTTTCCGAGTCGGGGCGGGTTCGGTTTGTGATCCATTTTGAACCCGCGGGGCAAGCAGGGACTTTGGCTCATGATCCAGATCAAGAATTCACGGGAAATCTGGCCGATGAACTGCTGCGGGAGGTCCAGCGGGAATGGCCGGACGTGATCTGGTCCGAGTCCACATATGAAGACAAGGATTGGAGTGAATCCTGGAAAGAGTTCTTCAGTCCCGTGCGCGTTGACGAGACTTTCCTGGTGCTGCCGCCTTGGCTGAAGTCGGAGGGCGAGACTTCCGGGCTGATTCCGCTGATCATAGAACCGAAAATGGCCTTTGGCACCGGGCATCACGCCACCACTGCCCTGTGTCTGAAGGCCGTGGCCATGTTGTGGAGGGAAGGGGCCGTTTCCGGTGATACCGGTTTTCTGGACCTTGGAACCGGCTCCGGCATTCTGGCTTTGTCCTGCGCCAAGCTCGGGATGTCCGGCCTGGCCCTGGACATCGACCCCGTTGCCGTGGCCAACGCCTTGGAAAACATGGCTTTGAATGAAATTTTTCAAGGTGTGACCATCCGCAAGGGCGGCCTGGAAATACTCGATCCGGACCGGCGTTTCGGGCTGATTCTGGCCAATATTCTGGCCGGTCCGTTGGTGCATATGGCGCCGACCCTGGCTCGGCGACTGGAATCCGGGGCGAGCATGGTCCTGTCCGGAATTTTGGGGGAGCAGGCCGAGCGAGTGGAGACCGCGTACCGCGACCAGGGTCTGCCTGCGCCACGAAGGCTGACGGACGGGGAATGGGTCGCGCTGATCTGGACATAAACGGCAAGGGCCTCACGTCGTCTCCGACGTGAGGCCCTTTTGGCGTGGGACTTTTCGCGCCCCATCGTATTTCTTCCGCTGATCCGTTACCCAGCGCTCTTCAGTTCCTCCACCAAGCCGCTCAGTTCGTGCAGGCCCGCGTTCAGATCCTCGATGGCCTTGGACGAGGCATGCATGGCTTCGGCGTTTTCCGTGGAAATGCGGTCGATTTCCTCCACCGAGCGGGTGATCTGCTCGCTGGCCGCGGATTGCTGTTCCGCCGCGGTGGCAATGGAGCGGACCTGGTCCGAAGTGGATTCGGCCAGATTGACGATCTCCCGCAGTTCCTTGCCGGACTTGGCGGCCAATTGGGTGGCTCCCTTGACCGACTCCACGGTCTGGTCCACGCTGGCCGCATTGTCCCGGACCTCCACCTGGATGGCGGAGATGTAGTCGCCGACCTCCTTGGTGGCGGTCATGGTCTTCTCAGCCAGTTTGCGGACTTCATCGGCCACCACGGCGAAGCCGCGTCCGGCGTCTCCGGCCCGGGCCGCCTCGATGGCCGCGTTCAGGGCCAACAAGTTGGTCTGGTCCGCGATGTCGTCGATGACGGTCATGATCCGACCGATGCCCTCGGCCTTTTCTCCCAAGCTGGCGATCTTCTTTTTCAGATCCAGAGCGTTGCGTTGCACGTCGGCAATGGCCTTGACCGCATTTTGGACGATGTCCGCGCCGGATTGCGCCTTGACTTTGGCCTGATCCGAACCTTCGGCCGCATGGGAGGCGTTTTTGGCCACTTCCAGTACCGTGGCGTTCATCTGCTCCGTGGACGTGGCCGTTTCTCCGGTACGCATCTTCTGCTGCTCGGAGCCCTGCCTCGCGGTGTCCACCTGCCTGGACATCTCCTGGGCTGAAGTGGCGATCCGGGCCACTACCTGGTCGATGCGTTCCGCGGCCTGAAGCATGCCGTCCCGGCGAGCCCGTTCAGCTTCCTTACGGGCTTCCTCGGCGTCCTGGGTACAGATGTTGGCCCTTTCCACGGCTTCGGCCGCTTCCTTGGTTTTTTGCTCGGACTCGATGATTTTGTCCCCAAGGTTGCCGACCATGGTATTCATGGCAATGCCCAGCTCTTCCATTTCGTCACGGGAAACGAGGTTGACACGAGTTTCCAGATCGCCGGCCCCTACCTTCTGGGCAAAGCCGAGCAACTGCTTCATGGGCTTAAGAATCGCGGCCCAGACCGTGGCCTGCCCCACCACGGCGAAGACCAGCAGAATGACTCCAATCAGTCCGATCAGCAACCAGGTGATGTGACGAATTAGTTCTTGCTCTTTGGAAATGTCCAAAACATAGACCATCACGCCGATTTGTCGTCCGCCATAGTCCTGGATCGGGAAGGCGGTCAGGGAGTAGTTGTCAAGGATGGCCACGGAGAGTTCCGATTTGGCCTGGGAGAGCAGGGCGGGTGTGATCAGGTTGTTGACCGCCGGGTCGTCAGCCCCGGAAACTCTTACGAATTGATCGCCGATCAACGGATGCTTCGAGGCGTCTTGCAGGCGCTGGGCGATGCGCAAGAGGTCCGAATTCATGAAAAGAAGCAGGTGCTGTCCTTCCCTGGCGGCCGCGGTCCGCAGGATTGGTTCGAACTCCACCAGCATCTCCACGCTGCCCAGGTGTTCGCCCCGACTGGAGGTCAGCGGCAGGACGCTGCGGATGTCGAAGCCTCCAACACCGACTTCGAGACCCTGCACCAGACGTCGTTCCCGGTTGGCTTCCATCACGGTTTGGCGGAAGCCGGAGATATCGTCGGAAATGTCGATCAACTGGCCGTCGCGACGAAAGTTTCTGTCCATCCAGAGCCGGACCAGGCTGCGTCCGTTGGGCAGGTGAAAGTGCAGTTTCAGCCGGTCATCCATCACAGCCTCGTAGCCTTGCAGGGTGTGGAGCAACTCGTTGCGCAACATTTGGCGGGCCTGCTGGAGCATGGGGTCGGCCTCGTCGTCAATGTTTCCGGAAAGGGCGATCTGATAGGCTCGTTGGACCGACTGCAATCTGGTGAAGAGCGCCGTCAGTTCCTGGGCCTTCATGCTCGCCATATCCATGGCCGCCTCAATCTCAGCCACCTTGCCCAGACCGATCTGGGTGACGAACTCGCTGCTTAGACGTTTCAGATTGGAGTTCGTCACGAAGTACATCACCGCGCCCAGCATGAGCAGGGCGATGAACAAGGGGATGAAAACTTTTTCTCGAAGCTTGATGCGCACGAAAAAACCTCCTTTTGTGGCGGGCATTGCGGGAATGATAAAAGTTCAGACGGCGATGACCGCCGTCTGATAAGTCACGTTTTATTGAAAAGCGAAATACGACTAAAATAGAACGATTTCGCTGGATATGCAAAAAAAATAAGATTTATGATTCATAAGCTTGCTTTTTAGCTAATACTGCTTGAGCCTTTGCCAAGAAATCAAAAAGAGGTCAAGCAAGCGACAGTCTTGTCCCGAATTTCACGAGGATCGCGCGGCTCAGAACCTCGTTTTGAAGCTCGTATGGATGAGCAGGGTCGTAAATTTTTTCGAAAAAAAAGGTCACCACCTCTTTTATTTTCTTGGAACTTCGTCTAAGTCCTCCTTCATCCCATGGTAGTGGGTCCGTTAACCATTTATTTCAGGAGGCGAGCGATGTCTTTGCGGCGAGTAAGTATTCTTTTTTCGGTTATGATTCTTGGATGTTTTTTTGCTTTGGGAGGGCAGGGCGAGTACTCCCCGGCCGATGCGTCCGATACCATCACCCTCGGGTTCGTCATTCCGCTGACCGGGGACATCCCCAAGGTCGGTGAATCCTCCCGCTATGCAGCGGAAATGCTGCGCGAGGAAATCATGGCCCAGGGCGGTCTGGAAGTCGGCGGCGTCAAGCATGAATTGCGCTTCATCTACGAGGACAACGAGTCCAAACCGGAATCCGCGGTCATGACCATGCTCAAGCTGATCGACCGGGACCGCGTTCTGGCCATTGTCGGCCCGCAGTCCAGCAAGCAGGCCGTGCCGGCAGGGCAGGTTGCCAACGACAACCGCACTCCGATGATTTCTCCCTGGTCCACCAACCCTGATGCGACATTGAATCGTCCCTGGGTCTTCCGGGCTGCGTTCCTGGATCCGTTCCAGGCTCCCGTGGCCGTGGATTTTGCCATGAAGCAGTTTAATGCCGACAAGGCAGCCGTACTTTTTGCTCTGGCGAATGATTACAGCAAAGGGCTGGCCGAATTCTTTCGGGATGATTTTGAATCGAAAAATGGAAAAGGTTCCGTTGTGGCCTTTGAATCCTACGGCGACCGGGATCAGGATTTCAGTGCCCAGTTGACGAAAATTCTCTCGGCCCAGCCGGACTTCATCTTCCTGCCCAACAACTACAACGAGGTGGCCTTGATCGTTCGGCAGGCCAGCGACCTGGGCTGGACCGGCCCGTTCATGGGCGCCGACGCCTGGGGCTCCGCCGAACTGATGACCCTGTGCGGCGACCTGTGCAAAGGTCATTACTTCTCCACCCACTACGCCGCTGCCGGGGCCACCGGGGCCACCAAGGATTTCATCGAAAAGTACCAGGCCAAGTACGGCTACACGCCGGACGACGTGGCCGCCCTGACCTGGGATGCGACACGTTTGGTCCTTGAAGCCATCCAATCCACCGGTGGTTTGTCCGGCAACCTGCGCAACGACCGGGCCGCCATCCGCGATGCCATGGCCGCTATCGAAGAGTTCGACGGCATTACCGGCTCCATGCGTTTTGACGACGAAGGCGACCCCATCAAGTGCGCCGTGGTGGTCAAAATCAACGACGCCGGCGAATTCGAGTTCACCGAGTCTGTTTGCCCGTAACCTAGCCTATTAATTTCTGATCCGGGACGGATGTTCAGCGTTCGTCCCGGATCAGCTCCAACCTTTTCTTCCCGAGGATTTGTCGTGGAATCTCTGTTTCAGAACATCATGAACGCCTTGCAGTGGGGCAGCTTCTATTCCCTGATCGCTCTGGGCTATTGCCTGGTCTACGGGGTGCTGCGCCTGATCAACTTCGCCCATGGCGACATTTTCATGGTCGGCGCGTTTATCGCCTACTTCGCGGCCACTTTTTTGATGGGCACGTACACGGACTTTTCCTTCGGCCTTTCCAATCCCATGGTGCTGCTCCTGACCATTCCCATCACCATGATTCTTACGGCCGGGGTGGGCGTGACCATTGAGCGGGTGGCCTATCGTCCGCTGCGCAACAAGGGGGCTCACCGACTGTACGTGGTGATCACGGCCTTGATGTGCGGCCTGATTCTCCAGCACGCCAACCTGGCCGTGCTGGGCGCCAGCCGACGCAGCTTTCCGGACCTGGTGGAGCGCAGCGTGTACACCATCGGCGGGGTCACGTTCACCAATCTGCGCGTGGCCACCATTTTGGCCGCGTTTTTGGTCTTCGCCATGCTCTACACCATCATCTCCAAAACGCGGATCGGCATGGCCATGCGGGCCATTTCCTATGATCGCTTCGCCATTCCGCTGATGGGCATTCCCGTGGCCACCATCGTGGTGATCACCTTTGTTCTCGGCTCGTCCCTGGCCGGGCTGGCCGGACTGCTCTATTCCATGTCCTATCCGGTCCTGGAACCGTACATGGGCGCGATGATCGGCTGGAAGGCCTTTATCGCCGCGGTTGTCGGCGGGATCGGGGACATCCGGGGGGCCTTCGTGGGCGGCTTTCTGCTCGGCTTTTTGGAAATCATGGTCGTGGCTTTTTTTCCGTCCACCTTCCGGGATCTGATCGCCTTCAGCATCCTGCTGCTGATCCTGTCCATCAAGCCCACGGGCATCTTCGGCATGGCCCAGACGACGAAGATTTAGGGAGGTGTCATCATGACCCAGCTGGCCATCGATGTACCGGAAAACATTTTTTCCACCTTGCGCCTACCGCCAGCCGAGTTTGCTCGGGAAATGCGCATAGCGGCGGCTGTTCAGTGGTATGCCGAGCAACGTGTTTCCCAGGAAAAAGCCGCTGAGATCGCCGGGCAAAGCCGAATCGAGTTCATTGATGAATTGCGTCGTCGTCGAATTCCCGCTATTCAACTCGATTTGGACGAACTTGAAGCGGAATTGAACGATGGCTGAGCATCTTTGGGTGGTCAACGCATCTCCTCTGATATTACTTGGTAAAATCAGGAAGCTTGACCTGCTTCATCGACTTGCTCCCCGAGTCGTCGTGCCGGCAGCGGTAGTCGAGGAGATTTCCGTCGGCAGGATTGAGACAGCCACTCGGCAAACTCTCGACTGGGTCAAGCCTTATATTTGGCCGGATATGCCGGTTCCTGTTTCAGTGATACGTTGGGACATCGGCGCGGGAGAGGGGCAAGTATTGGCTCAATGCCTTGATGGGACAGGCAGGGCAATTCTTGATGACAATAAAGCTCGTGCCGCGGCCAAAGCGCACGGAATTCCGTTGCTCGGCAGTTTGGGCATTGTTCTGCGCGCCAAGAAAGCCGGACTCATCCCGGCCGCACGACCTTTAATAGAGCACTTGGTCGCCAGCGGTTCATATCTTTCACCAATCTTGATCCGTGAAGCACTGTCCAGGGTTGGCGAGCAACCCTGATCAACAACAACCTTATCCATTATCACTCCATCCATTATCACTCCCGAGAGGCGGACCGAATCCATGCAGCGTTTTACCGTCCCCATTTTGCTGGCCGCGCTATTCGCCGGACTGATCGGCATGAGCCAGGGCGGCATGATCGACCTTTACATCCAGTCCGTGATCATGTTCATGGGCATCAACATCATCCTTTCCTCCAGCCTGAACATCGTCAACGGCTACATGGGCGAATTCTCCTGCGGGCATGCCGGGTTCATGGCCGTGGGGGCGTATGTTTCCTCTCTGCTTTCGGTCTGGCTGCTGACCGACGATCGAGTTTTCGGACCGGCGGTCCTGTCCCCGGAACTGGCCCTGGTTATCTTTCCCCTGTGCCTGCTGGGCGGGGCCGTGGCCGCGGCCCTGGCCGGACTGCTGGTGGCCATTCCTTCTTTCAAGACCCGGGACGACTATCTGGCCATCATCACCATCGCCTCCCTGTACATCGTCAAGAGCACCATCGAGAACATCAGCGCCATCGGCGGTCCCCGCGGGTTCATGGGCATGCGCTCCGTGGTGGTGTTCATGGAGGACGTGATCGAACTGCCTTGGATGATGATCTGGATATTCATCTGCACCGTCTTCACCATCTGGATTATCCGGCGTTTCGTTTCCTCCACCTACGGCAAGGGAATCATCGCCATCCGTCAGGACGAGGTGGCCGCGGAGATCATGAGCGTGAACACCAACAAGATGAAGGTGGTGGCGTTCATGCTTTCCTCCGGCCTGGCCGGTCTGGCCGGGGGCTTATTCGCCCACGTCCTGGGCTACGTGAATCCCGGGGCCTTCGGCATCCTGAAGACCACGGAAATCATGGTCATGGTCTACCTGGGCGGCATGGGCTCCCTGACAGGATCGGTGCTTTCCGCGGTATTGTTCACTTTGCTGATGGAAGCCATGCGGCCCTTGCAGATCATCAAATGGGTGATCGTGCCCCTGATGTTGATTATTTTGATGCACTTCCGGCCCGAAGGGATCATGGGCAACCGGGAGCTGTCCGATATTTTTCCGCGCCTGCGCCGCTGGATTCAGTTCAAGTAGGGTGGGAGGAGAACGATAAATGGCCTTGCTGGAAATTCAATCAGTGACCCAGATTTTTGGCGGTTTGTGCGCCTTGTCCGACTTCAACCTGCGCTTTGACGGCGGCGAACTGAACGGCCTGATCGGGCCCAACGGCGCGGGCAAGACCACGGTCTTCAATCTGGTCAGCGGCTTTTACAAGCCCAGCCAGGGAAACATTCTGTTCAAGGGCACGGACACCCGACGGCTCAAGCCGCACAAGATCACGGCTTTGGGCGTGGCCCGGACCTTTCAGAACATCCGGCTCTGGCACGACATGACCGTGCTGGACAACATCCGTCTGGCCCGGCACCAGACCCTGGGCTACAATCTGGTGGACGCCCTGGTCCGGACCCGTCGCTATCAGCGGGCCGAGGCGGATATTGAGCACAGCGCCCATGAAATTCTTGAAGCCCTGAAACTGGATCGCTACGCCCAAGAGCGCCCCAGAAACCTGCCTTATGGATTGCAGCGACGGGTGGAGATCGCCCGGGCCCTGGCGGGCAAGCCGTCCCTGCTGCTTTTGGACGAACCGGCGGCGGGGTTGAACTCCACGGACATCGAAGGTCTGATTGAACTGATCCGCTGGATTCACAAGGAGTTCAAGCTGACCATCTGGATGATCGAGCACCAGATGGACGTGGTCATGAGCCTGTGCACATGGATCAAAGTGATCGACTTCGGCGCGACCATCGCCGAAGGCACGCCCGACCAGATTCAGAACAACCCCGACGTGATCAAAGCCTATCTGGGAGATGGAGCGCTGTGATGCTTTCAGTGGATAACCTCAAGGTCAAATACGGTAATATTCAGGCCCTGCACGGAATCAGCTTTCATGTGGATCAGGGCGAGGTGGTCACCCTGATCGGGGCCAACGGCGCGGGCAAATCCACCACCCTGATGTCCATCGCCCGCCTGACCCCGCCGGAGGCCCCCCGGGTCACGGAAGGAGATATCAGTTTTCAAGGACAAAGCCTGTTGAAAACCCAGGCCCACGACGTGGTGGCCAACCTGAAGATCGCCTTATGCCCGGAAGGGCGGCACATTTTCGGCAACCTGACGGTCATGGAGAACCTGCAACTGGCCACGTATTCCCGGAAGCCCGGCGAGAATCTGGAACAGGAATACCAACAGATTTTCGACCTGTTTCCCCGGTTGCATGAACGCCGCCACCAGCGCAGCGAATCCCTGAGCGGCGGCGAACAACAGATGCTGGCCGTGAGTCGGGCCCTGATGACCGGCTGCAAGTTTCTGATGCTGGACGAGCCGTCCATGGGTCTGGCCCCGCTGTTGATGTACGACATGTTTCGCGCCTTGAAGCGCCTGAACCAGAACGGCATGACCATCCTCCTGGTGGAGCAGAACGCCCGCCTGGCCCTCCAGTTCGCCCACCGGGCCTACGTCCTGGACACCGGCCAAATCCGCATCTCGGGGTCGTGCTCCGAACTCATGGACCACCCGGAGATCAAGAAAGCCTATCTCGGCGGGTAGTCCATGGGCTGATTTGTCTTCGATCCTCCAGTCTTGTCCGATCTGGCAGGCATCGAAATCGATCTTCAACGACAATGCCTCACAATGCGTCACCAACAGTTCTTCTGATGCCGATTTCGATTTCGATAGCGATTTCGACCTCGATTCTGGCCTGACTCTCAGCTTGCCCATGCCCGCGCCGTATCCCGACCTCCGCCAAACCTCCCCCGGCCTCGCCCCGCGGACCGTGCCCTGCCTTAGCCTGATCGGCATGGCCGGGGCCGGGAAGAGCACCTTGGGTCGGGCCCTGGCCCAGGACCTGGGTTGGGCCTTGGTGGATACGGATCGACTGATGGAAGCGCATTGGGGCGCGCCATTGCAGGCATTGTTGGACCAATTCGGTTTGGAGGACTTTCTGCGGGCCGAAGAGGACGTCGTGGCGAAGCTCTGGTTGTGGCGGACCGTGGTGGCCACCGGGGGGAGCGTGGTCTATGGGCCAAGAGCTGTAGGGCGCTTGCGGGAACTGGGACCGGTGGTTTATCTGCGGGTCGGTGTGGGCACGATCTGTGATCGGGTCCGGGACGCCCGAGGCCGAGGGTTGGCCAGACGGCCGGAACAAACTTTGGAGCAGCTTTATGCCGAGCGCGAACCTCTCTACCGGTCCGCCGCGGACCTGACCCTGGACATGGACGACTGTTCCATCGACACTGCGCTGGAACGACTTCGTCCGGGGCTATTGGACCAACTGAAAAACTTTTTGGGGCGAACATGAAGCAAAAACGAGGAACAATTATCTTGGGCGCGCCGGATCGCGGAAGCGTGATCATTTCTTGGCTGCCTGTGATGTTG contains:
- a CDS encoding branched-chain amino acid ABC transporter permease; translation: MESLFQNIMNALQWGSFYSLIALGYCLVYGVLRLINFAHGDIFMVGAFIAYFAATFLMGTYTDFSFGLSNPMVLLLTIPITMILTAGVGVTIERVAYRPLRNKGAHRLYVVITALMCGLILQHANLAVLGASRRSFPDLVERSVYTIGGVTFTNLRVATILAAFLVFAMLYTIISKTRIGMAMRAISYDRFAIPLMGIPVATIVVITFVLGSSLAGLAGLLYSMSYPVLEPYMGAMIGWKAFIAAVVGGIGDIRGAFVGGFLLGFLEIMVVAFFPSTFRDLIAFSILLLILSIKPTGIFGMAQTTKI
- a CDS encoding branched-chain amino acid ABC transporter permease → MQRFTVPILLAALFAGLIGMSQGGMIDLYIQSVIMFMGINIILSSSLNIVNGYMGEFSCGHAGFMAVGAYVSSLLSVWLLTDDRVFGPAVLSPELALVIFPLCLLGGAVAAALAGLLVAIPSFKTRDDYLAIITIASLYIVKSTIENISAIGGPRGFMGMRSVVVFMEDVIELPWMMIWIFICTVFTIWIIRRFVSSTYGKGIIAIRQDEVAAEIMSVNTNKMKVVAFMLSSGLAGLAGGLFAHVLGYVNPGAFGILKTTEIMVMVYLGGMGSLTGSVLSAVLFTLLMEAMRPLQIIKWVIVPLMLIILMHFRPEGIMGNRELSDIFPRLRRWIQFK
- a CDS encoding ABC transporter ATP-binding protein, whose translation is MMLSVDNLKVKYGNIQALHGISFHVDQGEVVTLIGANGAGKSTTLMSIARLTPPEAPRVTEGDISFQGQSLLKTQAHDVVANLKIALCPEGRHIFGNLTVMENLQLATYSRKPGENLEQEYQQIFDLFPRLHERRHQRSESLSGGEQQMLAVSRALMTGCKFLMLDEPSMGLAPLLMYDMFRALKRLNQNGMTILLVEQNARLALQFAHRAYVLDTGQIRISGSCSELMDHPEIKKAYLGG
- a CDS encoding 50S ribosomal protein L11 methyltransferase, giving the protein MKLSRIELLVAEEDEDRFAGFLAQRVSWGWEVDLSESGRVRFVIHFEPAGQAGTLAHDPDQEFTGNLADELLREVQREWPDVIWSESTYEDKDWSESWKEFFSPVRVDETFLVLPPWLKSEGETSGLIPLIIEPKMAFGTGHHATTALCLKAVAMLWREGAVSGDTGFLDLGTGSGILALSCAKLGMSGLALDIDPVAVANALENMALNEIFQGVTIRKGGLEILDPDRRFGLILANILAGPLVHMAPTLARRLESGASMVLSGILGEQAERVETAYRDQGLPAPRRLTDGEWVALIWT
- the thrB gene encoding homoserine kinase, yielding MPAPYPDLRQTSPGLAPRTVPCLSLIGMAGAGKSTLGRALAQDLGWALVDTDRLMEAHWGAPLQALLDQFGLEDFLRAEEDVVAKLWLWRTVVATGGSVVYGPRAVGRLRELGPVVYLRVGVGTICDRVRDARGRGLARRPEQTLEQLYAEREPLYRSAADLTLDMDDCSIDTALERLRPGLLDQLKNFLGRT
- a CDS encoding ABC transporter ATP-binding protein, whose translation is MALLEIQSVTQIFGGLCALSDFNLRFDGGELNGLIGPNGAGKTTVFNLVSGFYKPSQGNILFKGTDTRRLKPHKITALGVARTFQNIRLWHDMTVLDNIRLARHQTLGYNLVDALVRTRRYQRAEADIEHSAHEILEALKLDRYAQERPRNLPYGLQRRVEIARALAGKPSLLLLDEPAAGLNSTDIEGLIELIRWIHKEFKLTIWMIEHQMDVVMSLCTWIKVIDFGATIAEGTPDQIQNNPDVIKAYLGDGAL
- a CDS encoding DUF3368 domain-containing protein; the protein is MAEHLWVVNASPLILLGKIRKLDLLHRLAPRVVVPAAVVEEISVGRIETATRQTLDWVKPYIWPDMPVPVSVIRWDIGAGEGQVLAQCLDGTGRAILDDNKARAAAKAHGIPLLGSLGIVLRAKKAGLIPAARPLIEHLVASGSYLSPILIREALSRVGEQP
- a CDS encoding UPF0175 family protein; protein product: MTQLAIDVPENIFSTLRLPPAEFAREMRIAAAVQWYAEQRVSQEKAAEIAGQSRIEFIDELRRRRIPAIQLDLDELEAELNDG
- a CDS encoding methyl-accepting chemotaxis protein; its protein translation is MRIKLREKVFIPLFIALLMLGAVMYFVTNSNLKRLSSEFVTQIGLGKVAEIEAAMDMASMKAQELTALFTRLQSVQRAYQIALSGNIDDEADPMLQQARQMLRNELLHTLQGYEAVMDDRLKLHFHLPNGRSLVRLWMDRNFRRDGQLIDISDDISGFRQTVMEANRERRLVQGLEVGVGGFDIRSVLPLTSSRGEHLGSVEMLVEFEPILRTAAAREGQHLLLFMNSDLLRIAQRLQDASKHPLIGDQFVRVSGADDPAVNNLITPALLSQAKSELSVAILDNYSLTAFPIQDYGGRQIGVMVYVLDISKEQELIRHITWLLIGLIGVILLVFAVVGQATVWAAILKPMKQLLGFAQKVGAGDLETRVNLVSRDEMEELGIAMNTMVGNLGDKIIESEQKTKEAAEAVERANICTQDAEEARKEAERARRDGMLQAAERIDQVVARIATSAQEMSRQVDTARQGSEQQKMRTGETATSTEQMNATVLEVAKNASHAAEGSDQAKVKAQSGADIVQNAVKAIADVQRNALDLKKKIASLGEKAEGIGRIMTVIDDIADQTNLLALNAAIEAARAGDAGRGFAVVADEVRKLAEKTMTATKEVGDYISAIQVEVRDNAASVDQTVESVKGATQLAAKSGKELREIVNLAESTSDQVRSIATAAEQQSAASEQITRSVEEIDRISTENAEAMHASSKAIEDLNAGLHELSGLVEELKSAG
- a CDS encoding ABC transporter substrate-binding protein, with amino-acid sequence MILGCFFALGGQGEYSPADASDTITLGFVIPLTGDIPKVGESSRYAAEMLREEIMAQGGLEVGGVKHELRFIYEDNESKPESAVMTMLKLIDRDRVLAIVGPQSSKQAVPAGQVANDNRTPMISPWSTNPDATLNRPWVFRAAFLDPFQAPVAVDFAMKQFNADKAAVLFALANDYSKGLAEFFRDDFESKNGKGSVVAFESYGDRDQDFSAQLTKILSAQPDFIFLPNNYNEVALIVRQASDLGWTGPFMGADAWGSAELMTLCGDLCKGHYFSTHYAAAGATGATKDFIEKYQAKYGYTPDDVAALTWDATRLVLEAIQSTGGLSGNLRNDRAAIRDAMAAIEEFDGITGSMRFDDEGDPIKCAVVVKINDAGEFEFTESVCP